A window from Fusarium musae strain F31 chromosome 8, whole genome shotgun sequence encodes these proteins:
- a CDS encoding hypothetical protein (EggNog:ENOG41): MAAKFSANALIELAKNRRSIYTLSKNLPISTQRITEIVNQTTLETPSSFNSQSNRVVVLYGAEHDKLWDITADTLKAIVPAETWEGTSKRISGFKAAAGTVLFYVDNAAVEAMQTKFAIYADRFPPWAVQSAGIQQYLLWTALEAEGLGANLQHYNPLIDEKVAETWKIPSTWTLNAQLVFGAKTAEAAPKDYAPLEERVKVFGA; this comes from the coding sequence ATGGCCGCTAAATTCTCCGCCAACGCCCTCATCGAGCTGGCCAAGAACCGCCGCTCCATCTACACTCTCTCCAAGAACCTCCCCATCTCCACCCAGCGCATCACCGAGATCGTCAACCAAACTACTCTCGAGACCCCCTCATCCTTCAACTCCCAGTCCAACCGTGTCGTCGTCCTCTACGGCGCTGAGCACGACAAGCTCTGGGACATCACTGCCGATAccctcaaggccatcgtcCCCGCCGAGACATGGGAGGGCACCTCTAAGCGCATCTCAGGCTTCAAGGCCGCCGCCGGAACTGTCCTCTTCTATGTCGACAACGCCGCTGTCGAGGCCATGCAGACCAAGTTCGCCATCTACGCTGACCGCTTCCCTCCCTGGGCTGTTCAGTCTGCTGGCATCCAGCAGTACCTCCTCTGGACCGCTCTCGAGGCTGAGGGTCTCGGTGCCAACCTCCAGCACTACAACCCCCTGATCGATGAGAAGGTTGCTGAGACCTGGAAGATTCCTTCTACCTGGACTCTCAACGCCCAGCTTGTCTTCGGTGCCAAGACCGCTGAGGCTGCCCCCAAGGACTATGCTCCTCTCGAGGAGCGTGTCAAGGTCTTTGGCgcttaa
- a CDS encoding hypothetical protein (EggNog:ENOG41~BUSCO:EOG092639H5) produces MAPTLGFGPGSSKLGSHMLRNSFYTHARGRNCYSPSASRHMFLASTRSRCLSRPSASSIRTFASNSGKRPRFSQRLGEAMRNSKIQWYRIPVGLGIGFLGLVQFYKVSSREKERLENEDGQEGSRAPKKRARIRPDGPWQVQVMSTLPLKAISRLWGRFNELTIPYYLRVPGFKLYSWIFGVNLDEVAEPDLHVYPNLASFFYRTLKPGARPLDQDPHTLICPSDGKVLQFGQIQGNDIEQVKGMTYTIDALLGKNTPAPSISGASGTSTPATSQGDVSEEESLVKQHEEFAQVNGISYTLPDLLTGTGKQAPSAKDESMPASPGTVSEVRAELALGERPWYDLISPDNTTSLYYAVIYLAPGDYHRFHSPTNWVVDRRRHFAGELYSVSPYLQRTLPGLFTLNERVVLLGRWRWGFFSYVPVGATNVGSIVINFDKELRTNSLLTDTAADRAAEEAARRGEVYHGFAEATYEAASPVLRGHALRRGEEMGGFQLGSTIVLVFEAPSSKTDENNRHVGWDWAVQKGQKVKMGQVLGRVIE; encoded by the exons ATGGCTCCAACCCTTGGTTTTGGGCCTGGCTCCTCCAAGCTCGGTAGTCACATGCTCCGCAACTCATTCTACACCCACGCCCGCGGGAGGAATTGTTACTCGCCATCTGCCTCGCGACACATGTTTCTGGCCTCTACGAGATCGCGATGCCTATCACGGCCTTCGGCCTCTTCAATTCGAACCTTTGCCTCCAATTCGGGCAAGAGACCAAGATTTTCCCAGCGCCTCGGCGAGGCCATGCGAAACTCCAAAATTCAATGGTACCGGATCCCTGTCGGTCTAGGTATTGGTTTCCTCGGCCTCGTCCAGTTTTATAAGGTCTCTTCCCGTGAGAAGGAGAGACTCGAGAATGAAGATGGACAGGAGGGTTCTAGGGCACCCAAGAAGCGTGCAAGAATCCGACCTGACGGTCCTTG GCAAGTCCAGGTCATGTCAACTCTACCCCTAAAGGCTATTTCTAGGCTTTGGGGTCGATTCAACGAACTTACCATTCCTTACTATCTTCGAGTTCCCGGTTTCAAGCTTTACTCTTGGATTTTCGGTGTCAA CCTCGACGAAGTCGCCGAACCCGATCTCCACGTCTATCCAAACCTCGCATCCTTCTTCTACCGTACGCTCAAGCCCGGTGCTCGGCCACTTGATCAGGATCCCCATACGCTCATCTGCCCTTCCGATGGAAAAGTACTTCAGTTCGGCCAGATTCAGGGCAACGACATTGAGCAAGTTAAGGGTATGACTTACACTATcgatgctcttcttggaAAGAATACTCCTGCTCCAAGCATCTCCGGCGCTTCTGGTACTTCAACTCCCGCAACAAGCCAAGGCGACGTCTCAGAGGAGGAGTCGCTCGTTAAGCAACACGAGGAGTTTGCTCAAGTCAATGGCATTTCATACACTCTTCCCGACCTTCTCACCGGCACTGGAAAACAGGCTCCTTCGGCAAAGGACGAGTCTATGCCCGCGTCTCCTGGTACAGTTTCTGAGGTCCGTGCCGAACTCGCCCTCGGTGAGCGACCTTGGTACGATCTCATATCTCCCGACAATACCACATCGCTTTACTATGCAGTTATCTACTTGGCTCCTGGCGACTACCACCGCTTTCACTCTCCCACGAACTGGGTTGTTGACCGCCGACGTCACTTTGCAGGAGAACTATATAGCGTATCCCCATATCTTCAGCGAACCCTCCCCGGTCTTTTCACACTCAACGAGCGCGTGGTTCTTTTGGGCCGTTGGCGCTGGGGCTTCTTCAGTTATGTCCCAGTTGGTGCCACCAACGTCGGTTCCATTGTGATCAACTTTGATAAGGAACTCCGAACCAATAGTCTGTTGACTGACACGGCAGCAGACCGTGCAGCGGAGGAAGCTGCCCGCAGGGGTGAAGTGTACCATGGATTTGCTGAAGCGACATATGAAGCAGCCAGCCCTGTTCTGCGGGGTCATGCCCTCCGACGCGGTGAAGAAATGGGCGGTTTCCAGTTGGGTAGCACCATCGTACTCGTTTTCGAGGCACCCTCAAGCAAAACAGATGAGAACAATAGACATGTCGGTTGGGATTGGGCTGTACAGAAGGGACAGAAGGTGAAAATGGGACAAGTGCTGGGACGGGTCATTGAGTGA
- a CDS encoding hypothetical protein (EggNog:ENOG41), protein MASMPSATRPQDDGPSAASTATTDEQTVNLQVVSPSVGVNRPLLFPNLAANTTIKQLKDKIRQTLPLRPADDHQRLIHRGHALVREADTLVDILGVDAVRTSEQQTIHLVLRDMSDTTSSNPSAPSAPPSLAAPVPAPAPAPGPSPAASAPPTHPPRPQPQQAPGQAFGYQMPPAWRNSMPPTSNPFPQPRMPSPSPSHTPEQAAAFQHQHQNMTQWLNSIQREAMARALNQNQRTRAQMGMRGVGDPNNPGNTGGNNSGRASPAPGHTVYREHVGPNGSTYQFETVIRTMVPGQQGNGGASGSMSPADVQNLFRNADMNQATSAMASAMQRSASSTSLHNRPQHGLTAPTWPMSQPMTGSGRGTPDSSLNRVSTTVAPGSSRTRQGPEVYILSSPEGPRALLLNNTSSEAFITPRLRTQTSLPHLRQAAALSSAALDAQNQLRARHHHHHHHHPHHHHHHHPRSQIAPQPIPQLQAQGRPLNLQPPQPFQQQAQHPAPPQQPAYPAQAQGQNQAQEPDPAAIMAPLMHRGNPPMAALPPLLMQLWPQLWLLFRLVLFVWFFTSPNASWSRWFTIIVIAVLIFLLSTGIFNGVPDHVWQPLGRHLENLIPAEPRHRQAIAGEDQQNQQPRQNPDPTEMARRLVAQHQGPESWLLSQVRRVERAGLLFLASIAPGVAERHIANLEAAARAERERREAEEREAEAAAAATAAAAQNEESHENQDQDENLGEGATTSTGTEHNVEAQAEQGVQDDNHRNEPAREQLIEL, encoded by the exons atggcttccaTGCCTTCTGCTACTCGTCCTCAGGACGATGGACCTTCCGCCGCCTCTACTGCGACAACCGACGAACAGACTGTCAACCTGCAGGTCGTGTCACCGTCTGTTGGTGTGAATCGACCGCTACTCTTCCCCAACCTTGCTGCAAATACTACGATCAAACAGCTCAAGGATAAAATTCGCCAGACTCTTCCTCTGCGGCCCGCCGACGACCATCAACGATTAATCCATAGGGGGCACGCACTCGTCCGCGAAGCGGATACACTAGTTGATATCTTGGGCGTTGATGCG GTTCGCACTTCCGAGCAGCAAACGATTCACCTTGTCCTTCGCGACATGTCCGATACCACATCTTCAAACCCCTCTGCGCCCTCTGCGCCACCGTCCCTCGCCGCTCCTGTACCTGCACCTGCGCCTGCGCCAGGTCCGAGTCCAGCCGCTTCTGCACCACCAACACATCCTCCAcgccctcaacctcagcaagcCCCTGGTCAAGCTTTTGGATACCAGATGCCGCCAGCGTGGCGAAACTCGATGCCCCCGACTTCCAACCCGTTCCCTCAACCACGCATGCCGTCCCCTTCGCCTTCGCACACTCCCGAGCAAGCGGCCGcctttcaacaccaacatcagaACATGACACAGTGGTTGAACAGCATCCAACGAGAGGCCATGGCTAGAGCTCTCAACCAGAACCAACGAACGAGAGCTCAAATGGGGATGCGCGGCGTTGGTGACCCCAACAACCCTGGAAATACTGGTGGAAACAATAGTGGCCGAGCAAGCCCAGCGCCAGGCCATACTGTTTACCGTGAGCACGTTGGACCAAACGGGAGCACCTATCAGTTCGAGACTGTGATTCGGACTATGGTACCCGGACAACAGGGTAACGGTGGTGCTAGCGGCTCAATGTCTCCCGCTGATGTACAGAATCTTTTTCGAAACGCTGATATGAACCAAGCTACGTCGGCCATGGCCAGCGCAATGCAACGAAGCGCTTCGAGCACATCTCTTCACAACCGACCTCAACATGGACTAACGGCGCCTACGTGGCCCATGTCCCAACCCATGACCGGCAGTGGTCGTGGAACCCCTGATTCGTCTCTTAATCGAGTCAGTACTACTGTAGCGCCTGGAAGTTCACGAACTAGGCAAGGACCCGAGGTGTATATTCTCTCGTCGCCCGAGGGGCCCAGAGCcttgcttttaaataatactagttCCGAAGCATTTATCACCCCTCGGTTGCGAACTCAGACGAGTCTACCTCACCTTCGACAAGCCGCTGCTCTTAGTAGTGCCGCTCTAGATGCCCAGAATCAGCTGCGAGCGagacaccaccaccatcaccaccaccatcctcatcatcaccaccatcaccatccccGATCCCAGATCGCGCCGCAGCCGATACCCCAGCTCCAGGCACAAGGACGACCTCTGAACCTACAACCCCCTCAGCCTTTTCAGCAGCAAGCTCAGCACCCTGCGCCGCCGCAGCAGCCCGCATACCCGgctcaagcccaaggccAAAACCAGGCGCAAGAACCGGACCCTGCGGCGATTATGGCTCCCCTGATGCACCGGGGAAACCCACCTATGGCGGCGCTTCCACCTCTCCTTATGCAGCTCTGGCCGCAGCTCTGGCTACTGTTCCGGCTGGTTCTGTTTGTCTGGTTCTTCACTTCCCCCAACGCAAGCTGGTCCAGATGGTTCACCATCATTGTGATTGCGGTGCTTATCTTTTTGCTTAGTACTGGAATATTTAACGGCGTTCCAGATCATGTTTGGCAGCCCTTGGGACGACACCTCGAAAATCTGATTCCCGCTGAGCCCAGACATCGCCAAGCTATCGCTGGAGAAGACCAGCAGAATCAGCAGCCTCGACAAAACCCAGATCCTACTGAAATGGCACGTCGACTTGTAGCTCAGCACCAAGGTCCTGAAAGTTGGCTATTATCACAAGTCAGACGCGTGGAGAGAGCGGGTCTCTTGTTTCTGGCCAGTATCGCACCGGGTGTTGCAGAAAGGCATATAGCCAATCTAGAAGCAGCTGCACGAGCGGAGAGAGAGCGTCGAGAAGCCGAGGAGAGAGAGGCCGAAGCCGCGgcggcagcaacagcagcggcAGCTCAAAATGAAGAGAGCCATGAGAACCAGGACCAAGACGAGAATCTTGGTGAAGGGGCGACCACCAGCACTGGCACAGAGCACAACGTGGAAGCACAGGCGGAGCAAGGAGTTCAGGATGATAACCATCGAAACGAGCCAGCCAGGGAACAGCTTATTGAATTGTAG